ATTTGAAGCCATTCCAAAAATTTGGGATGGCTTTTTATTTATAATTTAGGGATAAATTTTTGAGCCTTATTACAAATCCTTAAATTTGCAACATCTAATAAAAAATAATGGAAAGTAAAAAAGAGTTCTTTTTAGAGTGCTACAAGCTAGGTATCATTAAATTTGGGAGGTTCACTTTAAAAAGCGGTATTGAAAGTCCGTTCTACGTAGATCTGAGACCTTTGGCTTCTGATCCTAAAATTTTGAAAAATCTTGCAAATTATTTATTGGAAATGCTTCCTCTGGATAATTTTGACCTTATTTGTGGAGTTCCTTATGCCGCCCTTCCTATGGCTACAGCCATGTCTCTGGAAAGTTATATTCCACTTATCATTAAAAGAAAGGAGGCTAAAGATTACGGGACCAAGAAAATGATCGAAGGAATTTATCAGAAAGGACAAAACTGTTTATTGGTAGAAGATGTGATCACTTCCGGAAAATCTTTATTAGAAACCATTGCTGAAGTAGAACAGGAAGATCTAAAAGTAGCAGATATCGTTGTAGTTCTTGACAGGGAACAGGGAGGAAAGCAACTTTTGGAAAGTAAAGGATTCAGAGTTCATACCCTATTTAATATTTCAGAAGTATGTACTATTCTTCAGGAAACAGGAGAATTATCAGATGAAGAAGTAAAAAGGATCCAGGATTTCCTTTTAGGAAACCACATTCAATTTGAAGAAAAAATCAGAGCTTCTTATGAGCAGAAATTAAAATCCACTCAACATTCTGTTTCTAAAAAATTATTAGAACTAGCCATCAGTAAAGAATCGAACCTTATCGCTTCAGCAGATGTTACCACAACCAGAGAGTTACT
The sequence above is drawn from the Chryseobacterium daecheongense genome and encodes:
- the pyrF gene encoding orotidine-5'-phosphate decarboxylase, which codes for MESKKEFFLECYKLGIIKFGRFTLKSGIESPFYVDLRPLASDPKILKNLANYLLEMLPLDNFDLICGVPYAALPMATAMSLESYIPLIIKRKEAKDYGTKKMIEGIYQKGQNCLLVEDVITSGKSLLETIAEVEQEDLKVADIVVVLDREQGGKQLLESKGFRVHTLFNISEVCTILQETGELSDEEVKRIQDFLLGNHIQFEEKIRASYEQKLKSTQHSVSKKLLELAISKESNLIASADVTTTRELLEFAEKVGPHIIALKTHIDIISDFEFEKTITPLKELAEKHKFLLMEDRKFADIGNTQELQFTSGVFKITDWADFVTSQVIGGFESLDCFKNVGVVAIIGMSSKGTLTTNSYREEALKVSLSHPNVIGGVSQNPIPEELLLFTPGVNLSDSGDGKGQQYNTPEHVFKSLNTDFIIVGRGIYKSENPEAAALTYKNEGWKAYISSLKKG